The DNA window TTTCCCTTGCACGAGAGCTTTTCCGTAAAGCCTATACGGCAGCAAAAATGTTGTCCAGCCTAAGTAACAGGACCAAAGAGATGGGAGATATCGCCCAGTCTGCAGGGGAAGCCGGCCTGGTGGATTTTGGTATGGAGGTAGCCCTTGCTGTTCCCGTGATTCCTGAGCGTTACAAGACTATTGGTAAAGTGGCTGAAAAAGTAGTAAAATATGATGATTTTAATGGTGTGTCCATTGCATGGGTGGATACGGACAGGGATGGCAGGCCGGATTTTTTCCATCCTCTGGCAACGGTTGAGATGATAGTTGCATCCGGTCTTGTGCTGGATGAGGACTCCAATGGAAATGGTATTCCCGACACCGAGGACCTGCGGCCTCTTTATGTTAAATAAGCCTTCTGGAACCAGCCATCCAGTGTTCAGGCTGTTTTGAAAAAACTCCGGCGATGCCCTGCAATGGGTGTCGCCCTTTTTTTATGCATGGGAATTTATCGAAAGGATATGCTATGCCTTTGATACGCCTGATAGCCGTTTTGCTATTCTTTCCATGGATTTTTCAGCCAGCCTCTCTTCTGGCAGGAGAATCTGCCCATGGTGAAATTTATCTCATGCAGGAGATACTGGTAAAGGACACGGCGGATGTCCGGGCCACAGGCCGGTCTGTGATTTCAGGGAGGGTGCTGGAAAATCTGCCCGCAGGTAATGCAACCCTTACGGATATGCTGAAGGTACTTCCGGGTGTACAGTTTGAAGAAGCCTATGGATCGGCTGCCACAGGCGGTGAGATTCTTCCGCCTGAGGTTTCCATTTCCGGTGGTCGTTTTTATGATAATTATTTTTCCGTGGATGGGACAGGTAATAACAGTTTTCTGGATCCCACCCGGAAATCCTCCAGCAGTCTGCATGAGGTGCCGGGCCACTCCATGGAGCTGAGTCCTTCTACCGATGTGCTGGAATCCCTTACGGTGTATGACAGCAATGTACCTGCCTGTTACGGGGGCTTTACGGGCGGGGTGGTGGATGCCAGAACCCGAAGGCCAGATACGGAGTTTTCAGGTGCCGTTTTTTACAGAACCACCCGTGACTCATGGACTCGGTTTCATCTCAATGCTGAAGAAAAACATCAGATGCTGCACTCCACATCTTCAAGATGGCAGCCTAAGTTCCGTAAGGAAAATTATGGCTTAAGGCTGGATGTTCCTGTCACGGATTCCGCAGGTTTTATGCTTGCCTTCAGGGAAGACAGATCCACCATCCCTTTGAAAAACCTTGGCGGCACGGAGGATCAGACCCGAAAGGGGCAGCATTTTTTTGTTAAGGGCAGTGCATTGCTCTCGGATTCGGATTCTCTGGATATTTCTTTTACATATGCCCCCTATGAGGGGGAGTATTTCCACAGTGATGCCCTTAATAATGCCTACAGAATTGAAGGTGGTGGTTCTGCCCTCCGGGCAGGGCATTTAAGGGAGGCGGGATGGGGAAGTATTGATACCCGTCTTTCATGGCGTTACAGCGAAAACAAGCGACATTCCCAAAGTGCCACCTGGTACCGATGGGCCATCACGGATTCCAGAGATTGGGGAAAGGCCAGCCGGGGTGCATCTTCCAGCATGGAAGGGGGGTATGGGGATCTGGAAAGGGAGCAGGAAACCCTTGAGGCCGATACGACCCTTGCGTTGAGCACCTTTACCATGGCGGGTATGGCGCACAGCCTTGAGACGGGCGTTTCTCTTTCAAAGATCCGGGGCAGAGAAAAAAGGCCGGAGGATGTGTTTATCTATACCTCGCCCGTAACGAACAATCCCGGCTTCATAGCAGATTCGGATGATCCGTCCCTTGTGCCGGGTGAGCAGTATTTTGCCAGACGGCAGGTGCTTTCTGCCTACAGCACAGAGGCGGACATTCAGTCTATGGCCTTTTATCTTTCTGATACAATGACCTGGAAGCGTCTCACCTTACGGCCGGGGTTGCGGATCAGCCGGGATGATTTCCTGGAGAATACTGATCTCGCCCCACGTTTTTCTGCGGATCTCGACATCCTTGGTACTGGGGATACGGTTTTTACCGGTGGCCTGAACCGCTACTATGGTCAGGCCTTCCTCAGCCATAAGCTGAAGGAAGGCAGGGGAACTGGTTCCTATAATGAATGGCGTACGACGTATCAGAATCAGGTGACCCCATGGCAGTATGCAGGAAGCAGTGAAACTGCCTGGCGTTTTTCAGATCTAAAAACCCCCTACAGTGATGAATGGACGGTGGGGCTGGATCAGCGTCTTATGGGTGGACGCCTGACCCTGCGTTATGTTGAAAGGGAAAATAAAAATGAGTTTGCACGAAAAAGGGGCAGCATAGAGCGGGATGGTGTGCGCTATGATACCTTTAATAACGGAGGAAAAAGTGATTACAGGTCCGTCCGGGCAAGCTGGGGAAGGCGCTGGGGGGATACGGAAATGCTGGCCAATCTCAGCTGGCAGGAGCGCCATACCCGTGCGGTAGATTTTAATGAATTGCTGGAGGATGACAATAAGAGCAGGCGTGTCTGGTATCAGGACAGACTATATTATCTGGATGAGCTTCCCAAAGGCAATTATGCCAGACCATGGGTGGGCAATCTTACGCTTATTCAGAAACTGCCCTGGAACCTTTCTGCAACGGCTTTTCTTTCCTGGAAGTCGGATTTCGATGAAATCCGGGACAGCAGGGAAGTCATGGAACTTCCTGACAGTGAAAAGGAAAGGGACCCTGTCACAGGAGAAGTTTTGCGGGAAAATGCTCCAGTCTATGAGAAAGTGACCCGCAATGCATTCTGGCAGCTGGATATGCGCCTGAAGGGGAAAGTTCCCTTTGGAACCCGTTTTTCCGCAACCTGGGATCTTGAGGTGATGAATTTATTTGATAGGGAAATACGTACTTCCGATGATACGCCTCTGATGGGCCGGCAGTTCTGGGCTGGAATTTCTCTGGAGTTCTGAGTCAATACAATCTTTTGAAACCATGCCTTGCCATGTTTTTTTGAAAGGATGTTCCATGTCTTTTGTGATTGAATGCCGGAACCTCTGCCACAGTTATGGCAGAAAGGAAGTTCTCCGGAATCTGAATTTTACGGTGGAGCCGGGGCGGATTTTCGGTCTTCTGGGTAAAAACGGGGTCGGCAAGAGTACCACCATCAATATCCTCATGGGCTTTCTTCAGCCTTCTTCAGGAGAATGCAGGATTTTCGGAGAGCCATCCCACGCCATACAGCCAGTCACCCGCAGGAGGATAGGTCTTCTCCATGAGGGACATCTTCAGTATGGCTACATGAGCATAGAAGAGGTGGAAAAATTTTATTCAGCCTTTTACCCGAAATGGAAACGGGAGCTTTACTATAATCTGATGGATAAGCTGGGACTTTCCTATTCCCACAGAATTTTTCGCATGAGCTGCGGCCAGCGATCCCAGGTGACTCTGGGGCTGATTCTGGCTCAGGATGCAGACCTGATGATTCTCGACGATTATTCCCTGGGACTGGATGCCAACTACCGCAGGCTTTTCATTGATTTTCTTAAAGATTATGTGGATGGCAGGGATAAAACCATCCTTGTGACATCCCACATAGTGCAGGATCTGGAACGTTTTGTAGATGACATCATTATTCTGGACCGTTGCGGTGTGATATGCCAGTCCACCCTGAAGGATTTCATGAACGGGGTTAAATGTTTCCGGTTCAGGGGGGCTGAGGCTGTTTCCAGGCTGCGCAGGGGAGGTGCCATTGTCCATTTTGATGTTGTGGGAGAAAGGGCGGATATCTTCACTTTCAAAGACAGGGATGCGGTTATGGCAAGTCTTGCTGCACTGGGATTGGAAGAACTGGAGCTCGAAGAAGTGACCATGAGTCTTGAGGATGCCTTCATTGGGGTGACGGGGAAGTACTGACAGCCTCGGGTTTTTACAAAGGAGAAAAAATGCTGCGCGCATTGTTTTATAAGGAATGGATCAAGCTCCGCTGGCCCATTGGTATTCTGGCACTGTTGGGGTTTGCTTCCCTTATTCAGGCTGGGCTGGGTCTCCGTTACCTTGCTGCCATGAAGGAAAGTGCTGATCTCTGGGAAGGTCTTATTCTTAAGCAGCAGATGCCTTATGCAGGGCATCTTGTTTTTCCTGTGGTATGCGGTCTGGTGCTGGGTGCTGCCCAGTGGTTTCCGGAAACACGTAAGAGGAGTCTCAGACTTCTTCTCCATCTGCCCTTATCGGAAAAGATTCTGATTCCTGTGGTGGTGGGAACAGGACTTCTGTTTGTCTGTCTTCTTGCCGGACTGCATGGCCTGGGGCTGATTTTCATCTATTCTTTGCGTTTTCCTCAAGAGATTGTCACGGGTATTTTGTGGGCCTGGTTTCCCCATATGCTGGCGGCCATGGCCCTTTACTGCGGGGCTGCCATGGTATTGATGGAAACGTCATGGTGGCGAAGAATCATGGGTGCATGCCTTGTTTACTTCTTTTTTAAAATGCTGAGCGCAGGCGGTCAGCCTGCCTCCTATGGCCAGTCCATCTGGATTTATGCACTGGTGACCATGAGCCTTGTGATCATGCTCTTTCTTCCTGTGATGCGGGCAAAGCGGGGAGGTGGTCTGTGACGGTGCTTTCAAGGTATGCTGCTGTTTTTTTTGCCGTCATGGTTCTTGCCACCTTTTTGCCTCGTTTTTTCTGGCAGGCTGCAGAGGGGCAGCGAAATCGGATTACTATTTTTTACAGTCCGGTCAGCGGAGAGTTTCTGATTCATGAGCAGAATGCTTATGGGCAGGATTTTTACCGCACTGAAGAAGGAAGGGAGCTGGATCAGAAGGATTTTGCAAGGCTACAGCCTTTCCGTTATGCAAGGGACCTTGTTCAATGGGGAGAAATGCCGGATGAGATCCATGGTGTGAAGGTGGAGCCGGAAAAACTGCCCCTGAGCGTCCAGCATATTTTCCTGCGGCCCAGGAGTCTTGATGGCCCTGAAATCCCCCTTTATTTTGTCATGGAGGCGGCTTCCGGGTTTGTGGATCTGGAAATGCCCGGAGAGGTGATGAGAATTTCCGGCAGTCAGGTGGAATTCATCCGGACTTCGGACAATACGGTTCTCAAGGAAAAATCCCTTCTATTTACAGAATCTTTTCTGGCGGCGGGTTTTCATTTTCCGGCACAAAAGGCATGGGCTAAGACTTCAACCCGTAAGCCCTTTGACTGGGGCTGGTTTCTTCTGGATGCGGAAGATAAGCTTTTTCACCTTATACAGGTGAAGGGACAGCCCAGAATTCGTTCTGTTCTCAAGGATTTTGCCCCCGGTGTACGCTATGTGCAGGTGGAAGAGCATCCGGGACGGCATGCCTATGGTTTTCTGGTGGACAGAAAAGGGGGAGTCCATCGCATGAATTACCCGGATTACAGTCTGACGCTCCTTCCAGTGAAAAATTATAAGCCCTCAACCATGAGGCTTACATGGAGGAGAGATCCTCTGGTACATCATTATACTGTAGAGGAACGGGATGCCCTTTCTGTGACCATTACGGATCACAGGGATCAGGTAATCCGGGAAATCCGCATGGATCTGTCTCCCCTG is part of the Desulfobotulus mexicanus genome and encodes:
- a CDS encoding TonB-dependent receptor plug domain-containing protein; translation: MPLIRLIAVLLFFPWIFQPASLLAGESAHGEIYLMQEILVKDTADVRATGRSVISGRVLENLPAGNATLTDMLKVLPGVQFEEAYGSAATGGEILPPEVSISGGRFYDNYFSVDGTGNNSFLDPTRKSSSSLHEVPGHSMELSPSTDVLESLTVYDSNVPACYGGFTGGVVDARTRRPDTEFSGAVFYRTTRDSWTRFHLNAEEKHQMLHSTSSRWQPKFRKENYGLRLDVPVTDSAGFMLAFREDRSTIPLKNLGGTEDQTRKGQHFFVKGSALLSDSDSLDISFTYAPYEGEYFHSDALNNAYRIEGGGSALRAGHLREAGWGSIDTRLSWRYSENKRHSQSATWYRWAITDSRDWGKASRGASSSMEGGYGDLEREQETLEADTTLALSTFTMAGMAHSLETGVSLSKIRGREKRPEDVFIYTSPVTNNPGFIADSDDPSLVPGEQYFARRQVLSAYSTEADIQSMAFYLSDTMTWKRLTLRPGLRISRDDFLENTDLAPRFSADLDILGTGDTVFTGGLNRYYGQAFLSHKLKEGRGTGSYNEWRTTYQNQVTPWQYAGSSETAWRFSDLKTPYSDEWTVGLDQRLMGGRLTLRYVERENKNEFARKRGSIERDGVRYDTFNNGGKSDYRSVRASWGRRWGDTEMLANLSWQERHTRAVDFNELLEDDNKSRRVWYQDRLYYLDELPKGNYARPWVGNLTLIQKLPWNLSATAFLSWKSDFDEIRDSREVMELPDSEKERDPVTGEVLRENAPVYEKVTRNAFWQLDMRLKGKVPFGTRFSATWDLEVMNLFDREIRTSDDTPLMGRQFWAGISLEF
- a CDS encoding DUF4857 domain-containing protein codes for the protein MTVLSRYAAVFFAVMVLATFLPRFFWQAAEGQRNRITIFYSPVSGEFLIHEQNAYGQDFYRTEEGRELDQKDFARLQPFRYARDLVQWGEMPDEIHGVKVEPEKLPLSVQHIFLRPRSLDGPEIPLYFVMEAASGFVDLEMPGEVMRISGSQVEFIRTSDNTVLKEKSLLFTESFLAAGFHFPAQKAWAKTSTRKPFDWGWFLLDAEDKLFHLIQVKGQPRIRSVLKDFAPGVRYVQVEEHPGRHAYGFLVDRKGGVHRMNYPDYSLTLLPVKNYKPSTMRLTWRRDPLVHHYTVEERDALSVTITDHRDQVIREIRMDLSPLRSESARKAEAFLFPFSIFQSMPDSAYLTLRISWNNDFPLLRAMGIFTVLGFFVLWRRWRGRSLKESPLDLLVLAACGFPGLLALLWAGHLPGQRQAERRSA
- a CDS encoding ABC transporter ATP-binding protein, which produces MSFVIECRNLCHSYGRKEVLRNLNFTVEPGRIFGLLGKNGVGKSTTINILMGFLQPSSGECRIFGEPSHAIQPVTRRRIGLLHEGHLQYGYMSIEEVEKFYSAFYPKWKRELYYNLMDKLGLSYSHRIFRMSCGQRSQVTLGLILAQDADLMILDDYSLGLDANYRRLFIDFLKDYVDGRDKTILVTSHIVQDLERFVDDIIILDRCGVICQSTLKDFMNGVKCFRFRGAEAVSRLRRGGAIVHFDVVGERADIFTFKDRDAVMASLAALGLEELELEEVTMSLEDAFIGVTGKY